From the Rhodothalassiaceae bacterium genome, one window contains:
- the pyrE gene encoding orotate phosphoribosyltransferase: MDREAILDEFRAAGAYLEGHFILSSGRHSPVYLQCARVLMDPRRAARLCAALADRLRAAGLAEGIELVVSPAMGGVIVGYEMGRQLGVPAIFAERVEGRLMLRRGFAINPAQRILMVEDVVTTGLSSRETLDLIRAHGGEPVAAAALVDRSGGRADLGVPFVALLEIDAPSFAPEEVPEWLARIPAEKPGSRHLAAKAAGGG, translated from the coding sequence ATGGACCGGGAAGCGATTCTCGACGAGTTCCGGGCGGCCGGGGCCTATCTCGAGGGCCATTTCATCCTCTCCTCGGGCCGCCACAGCCCCGTCTATCTGCAGTGCGCCCGGGTGCTGATGGATCCGCGCCGGGCCGCGCGCCTGTGCGCGGCGCTGGCGGACAGGCTGCGCGCGGCCGGGCTGGCCGAGGGCATCGAGCTCGTCGTCTCGCCGGCCATGGGCGGGGTGATCGTGGGCTACGAGATGGGCCGCCAGCTCGGCGTGCCCGCGATATTCGCGGAACGCGTGGAGGGGCGGCTCATGCTGCGCCGCGGTTTCGCCATTAATCCGGCGCAAAGAATTCTGATGGTAGAGGATGTGGTGACCACCGGCCTGTCGTCGCGCGAGACGCTTGATCTCATCCGCGCGCATGGCGGCGAGCCGGTGGCGGCCGCGGCGCTGGTTGACCGCTCGGGCGGGCGTGCGGATCTCGGCGTGCCCTTCGTCGCGCTGCTCGAGATCGATGCGCCGAGCTTCGCGCCCGAGGAGGTGCCGGAGTGGCTCGCCCGCATTCCGGCGGAAAAGCCGGGCAGCCGGCATCTCGCGGCGAAGGCGGCCGGCGGCGGCTGA
- a CDS encoding RNA polymerase sigma factor: MRQAWMRQDERRVQAAAPSDEELVAAVASTRDAQAFRLLVDRHAARALRVAERTLVNRADAEDAVQEAFQRLWHQARRFDPARGRFVSWFLRVVVNACRDRRRRAQRRPVTGLLEVEEAAADLDGVERLDRVHAVREAVARLPLRQRVAVVLTYYEGLSNREAAEAMGVSVKAFEALLVRARRQLLATLSG, from the coding sequence ATGCGGCAGGCATGGATGCGGCAGGACGAGCGGCGGGTGCAGGCGGCGGCGCCGAGCGACGAGGAACTCGTGGCGGCCGTCGCCTCGACGCGGGATGCACAGGCCTTCCGCCTGCTCGTCGACCGGCATGCGGCGCGCGCGCTCAGGGTTGCCGAGCGCACCCTCGTCAACCGCGCCGATGCGGAAGATGCGGTCCAGGAGGCCTTCCAGCGCCTGTGGCATCAGGCGCGGCGGTTCGACCCGGCGCGCGGGCGCTTCGTCTCCTGGTTCCTGCGGGTGGTGGTCAACGCCTGCCGGGACCGCCGGCGCCGCGCGCAGCGCCGGCCGGTCACGGGCCTCCTCGAGGTGGAGGAGGCGGCGGCTGATCTGGACGGGGTCGAGCGTCTCGACCGGGTGCATGCGGTGCGCGAGGCCGTCGCGCGTCTGCCCCTGCGCCAGCGGGTCGCGGTCGTGCTGACATATTACGAGGGCCTGTCGAACCGCGAGGCGGCCGAGGCCATGGGCGTGTCGGTCAAGGCCTTCGAGGCGCTGCTCGTGCGCGCCCGGCGCCAGCTTCTCGCGACGCTGAGCGGATGA
- the acpS gene encoding holo-[acyl-carrier-protein] synthase: MIVLGIGHDLVDIRRIAAALARHGDRFRRRVFTEDEIARAETRADPAAVYARRFAAKEAAAKALGTGFARGISWREIAVANDEAGRPRLVLAGRAGARARALAPAGWRVEAHVSLSDEPPYASAFVVLLALPGQTPPAAPGASSS, translated from the coding sequence GTGATCGTCCTCGGCATCGGCCACGACCTCGTGGACATCCGCCGGATCGCGGCGGCGCTTGCGCGCCATGGCGACCGCTTCCGGCGCCGCGTCTTCACCGAAGACGAGATCGCGCGCGCCGAGACGCGCGCCGATCCGGCCGCCGTCTATGCCCGCCGTTTTGCGGCCAAGGAGGCCGCCGCCAAGGCGCTGGGGACGGGGTTCGCACGCGGGATCTCCTGGCGCGAGATCGCGGTCGCAAACGACGAGGCGGGCCGGCCCCGCCTCGTGCTTGCGGGGCGGGCCGGCGCGCGGGCCCGGGCGCTCGCGCCCGCCGGCTGGCGGGTGGAGGCGCATGTGAGTCTGAGCGACGAACCGCCCTATGCCTCGGCCTTCGTGGTGCTTCTCGCGCTGCCCGGGCAGACGCCGCCCGCTGCGCCGGGCGCATCCTCCTCTTGA
- the murI gene encoding glutamate racemase: protein MAQAVIGVFDSGSGGLTVLAALKAALPERGFLYLGDHRHQPYGERPMEEVEALTRAGVARLFAAGCRLVVLACNTAAAVALRRLQRTWLPRVAPERRILGVHIPLVEALTGHPWRPPGERVACAGVLPRTGEAVVIFATPTTVASHAFAREIARHDPGLPVIEQPCPGLARAIEAGAADAELRGLVARAFENAAAEAARRGWTITRAALACTHYPLIADVFRAVLPEPVAILDQPRLAAESLRLYLARHPECDEPPAVPEVLLRTTADGPLAAPRGFGDPGARFLPWCGEPVADRPPSVAGVR, encoded by the coding sequence ATGGCGCAGGCGGTGATCGGCGTCTTCGATTCGGGCTCGGGCGGATTGACGGTGCTGGCGGCGCTGAAGGCCGCGCTGCCCGAGCGCGGCTTTCTCTATCTCGGCGACCATCGCCATCAGCCCTACGGCGAGCGGCCCATGGAGGAGGTGGAGGCGCTGACCCGGGCGGGGGTGGCGCGGCTGTTCGCCGCCGGCTGCCGCCTCGTCGTGCTCGCCTGCAACACCGCGGCCGCGGTGGCGCTGCGCCGGCTGCAGCGGACGTGGCTGCCGCGGGTCGCGCCCGAGCGGCGGATTCTCGGCGTCCACATCCCCCTGGTCGAGGCGCTCACCGGCCACCCCTGGCGGCCGCCCGGGGAGCGGGTCGCGTGCGCCGGCGTCCTGCCGCGGACCGGTGAGGCCGTCGTCATCTTCGCGACCCCGACGACCGTCGCAAGCCATGCGTTCGCGCGCGAGATCGCCCGGCACGACCCGGGCCTGCCGGTGATCGAGCAGCCCTGTCCGGGTCTGGCGCGGGCGATCGAGGCGGGCGCGGCGGATGCCGAGCTGCGCGGGCTTGTCGCCCGCGCCTTCGAGAACGCGGCCGCGGAGGCCGCCCGGCGCGGCTGGACGATCACCCGCGCCGCGCTGGCCTGCACCCACTATCCCCTGATCGCCGACGTGTTCCGCGCCGTGCTGCCGGAGCCCGTCGCGATTCTGGACCAGCCGCGGCTCGCGGCGGAAAGTCTCCGCCTGTATCTCGCCCGCCACCCGGAATGCGACGAACCGCCCGCCGTGCCAGAGGTCCTTCTGCGCACGACGGCGGACGGGCCCCTTGCGGCGCCGCGGGGCTTCGGCGACCCGGGCGCCCGCTTCCTGCCCTGGTGCGGGGAGCCGGTCGCCGATCGCCCGCCGTCCGTCGCGGGCGTCCGGTGA
- a CDS encoding alpha/beta hydrolase translates to MPRFVAVAGRRIAYEQVPGRTPAVVFLGGLRSDMTGTKATFLDAWARAEGRAFIRLDYSGHGASSGRFEDGRIGMWLEDALGVIAEAAPGPVVLVGSSLGGWIALLAARRLKEQVKGLLLIAPAPDFTERLIWDALTADERARLKETGTLTLPAAEDGEEPLVISHGFIEEARRHLVLAGYNPVPIRAPVRILHGMRDKDVPWELSFELAERLMAEDVALTLIRNGDHRLSSPRELAKLRHSLEELLATIEAGDAPTS, encoded by the coding sequence ATGCCCCGTTTCGTCGCCGTCGCCGGACGCCGCATCGCCTATGAACAGGTGCCGGGGCGCACGCCCGCCGTGGTCTTCCTCGGCGGCCTGCGCTCGGACATGACGGGCACCAAGGCGACCTTTCTCGACGCCTGGGCCCGCGCCGAGGGTCGCGCCTTCATCCGCCTCGACTATTCCGGCCACGGCGCCTCCTCCGGCCGGTTCGAGGACGGCCGCATCGGCATGTGGCTGGAGGATGCGCTCGGCGTGATCGCCGAGGCCGCCCCGGGCCCCGTGGTGCTGGTGGGAAGCTCGCTCGGCGGCTGGATCGCGCTGCTTGCGGCGCGCCGGCTGAAGGAGCAGGTGAAGGGCCTGCTTCTCATCGCGCCCGCGCCCGACTTCACCGAGCGGCTCATCTGGGACGCGCTGACGGCCGATGAACGCGCCCGGCTGAAGGAGACGGGGACCCTCACGCTGCCGGCGGCGGAGGACGGCGAGGAGCCGCTTGTCATCAGCCACGGCTTCATCGAGGAGGCGCGCCGGCATCTGGTGCTCGCCGGCTACAATCCGGTGCCGATCCGCGCGCCCGTGCGCATCCTGCACGGCATGCGCGACAAGGACGTGCCCTGGGAGCTGTCCTTCGAGCTCGCCGAGCGGCTGATGGCCGAGGATGTGGCGCTCACGCTGATCCGCAACGGCGACCACCGGCTCTCCAGCCCGCGCGAGCTCGCGAAACTGCGGCACAGCCTCGAAGAGCTGCTCGCGACCATCGAGGCCGGGGACGCGCCCACCAGCTAG
- the kynA gene encoding tryptophan 2,3-dioxygenase: protein MDRDVFYKLMAGDGSLDYEIYLNTQQILSAQKPYDRLCNHDELQFQIVHQIEELWMKLAAWTLLEIDERMAARQTCRVLTLFDRVHRILRLMTEQLGLLETMSPKDYQEIRLQLGNGSGQESPGFRTLLRMPPFLWRTYVAAYLEPEGRSIADVYDTGYAHDEAYMVAEALTEFDELFQKFRYHHIQLIHRSIGMEAKSLKGRSVELLNEGLKTRFFPELWRIRSEMTDRWGAAYGYRRDSITGH from the coding sequence ATGGATCGCGACGTCTTCTACAAGCTGATGGCGGGCGACGGATCGCTGGACTACGAGATCTATCTCAACACGCAGCAGATCCTCTCGGCCCAGAAGCCCTATGATCGGCTGTGCAATCACGACGAGCTGCAGTTCCAGATCGTCCATCAGATCGAGGAGCTGTGGATGAAGCTCGCCGCCTGGACGCTGCTCGAGATCGACGAGCGCATGGCGGCGCGCCAGACCTGCAGGGTCCTCACCCTTTTCGACCGCGTCCACCGCATCCTGCGGCTGATGACCGAGCAGCTCGGCCTGCTCGAGACGATGTCGCCGAAGGACTACCAGGAGATCCGGCTCCAGCTCGGCAACGGCTCGGGGCAGGAATCCCCCGGCTTCCGCACCCTCCTCAGAATGCCGCCGTTCCTGTGGAGGACCTATGTCGCGGCCTATCTGGAGCCGGAAGGTCGCAGCATCGCGGACGTCTACGACACCGGCTACGCCCATGACGAGGCCTACATGGTGGCCGAGGCGCTGACGGAATTTGACGAACTGTTTCAGAAGTTCCGCTACCACCACATCCAGCTCATCCACCGTTCCATCGGCATGGAGGCCAAATCGCTCAAGGGCCGTTCGGTGGAGCTGCTCAACGAGGGGCTCAAGACCCGCTTCTTCCCGGAGCTGTGGCGGATCCGGTCCGAGATGACGGACCGCTGGGGCGCCGCCTACGGCTACAGGCGCGACAGCATCACCGGCCACTAG
- a CDS encoding beta-ketoacyl-ACP reductase, translating to MTGRVALVTGGTRGIGAAIARALKERGHKVAVTYHGNDERAKAFTAETGIPAFKWDVADFDACQAGVARVEAELGPVDILVNNAGITRDATLVKMTREMWEEVIATNLSSCFNMAKAVFPGMRERGFGRIVNISSINGQAGQYGQTNYAAAKAGMIGFTKALALEGARCNVTVNAVAPGYIDTDMVAAVPQHVLEKIIARIPVGRLGKPEEIARAVVFLTEDEAGFITGATIAVNGGQYMA from the coding sequence ATGACGGGACGAGTCGCACTGGTCACCGGCGGCACGCGCGGCATCGGCGCCGCGATCGCAAGGGCCCTGAAGGAGAGGGGACACAAGGTCGCCGTCACCTATCACGGCAATGACGAGCGGGCGAAGGCGTTCACGGCCGAGACGGGCATTCCCGCCTTCAAGTGGGACGTGGCCGACTTCGACGCCTGCCAGGCCGGCGTCGCCAGGGTGGAGGCGGAACTCGGCCCCGTCGACATTCTCGTCAACAACGCCGGCATCACCCGTGACGCGACGCTGGTGAAGATGACCCGCGAGATGTGGGAGGAGGTGATCGCGACCAATCTCTCCTCCTGCTTCAACATGGCGAAGGCGGTCTTTCCCGGCATGCGCGAGCGGGGCTTCGGCCGCATCGTCAACATCAGCTCGATCAACGGCCAGGCCGGCCAGTACGGCCAGACGAACTACGCCGCGGCCAAGGCGGGCATGATCGGATTCACCAAGGCGCTCGCCCTGGAAGGTGCGCGCTGCAACGTGACGGTGAACGCCGTCGCCCCCGGCTACATCGACACCGACATGGTCGCCGCGGTGCCCCAGCATGTGCTCGAGAAGATCATCGCGCGCATCCCGGTCGGCCGCCTCGGCAAGCCGGAGGAGATCGCCCGCGCCGTCGTCTTCCTCACCGAGGACGAGGCGGGCTTCATCACCGGGGCGACGATCGCGGTGAACGGCGGCCAGTACATGGCCTGA
- a CDS encoding lactoylglutathione lyase, translating to MPAQHAGPAGDDPPFSLLGIDHVVIRTCRPQVLEAFYTGVLGAAVERRVDGIGLVQLRAGASLIDILAVPAQASARRDAGAARNMDHLCLRIAPFDEAAIRAHLARHGVEAGPVAPRYGAEGTGPSLYLADPDGNVVELKGPPAS from the coding sequence ATGCCGGCGCAGCACGCAGGACCCGCAGGAGATGACCCGCCCTTTTCGCTTCTCGGCATCGACCACGTGGTCATCCGCACCTGCCGCCCGCAGGTGCTCGAGGCCTTCTACACCGGCGTTCTCGGTGCCGCGGTCGAGCGGCGGGTGGACGGCATCGGGCTGGTGCAGCTGCGCGCCGGCGCAAGCCTCATCGACATCCTCGCCGTGCCGGCGCAGGCCTCCGCCCGCCGGGACGCCGGCGCTGCGCGCAACATGGATCATCTGTGCCTCCGGATCGCGCCCTTCGACGAGGCGGCGATCCGCGCGCATCTCGCCCGCCACGGCGTGGAAGCCGGACCGGTCGCGCCGCGCTACGGGGCCGAGGGCACCGGCCCGTCGCTCTATCTCGCCGATCCCGACGGCAATGTCGTCGAGCTCAAGGGGCCGCCGGCGTCCTGA
- the pdxJ gene encoding pyridoxine 5'-phosphate synthase has protein sequence MRPERIRLGLNIDHVATIRNARGGRHPDPLRAAKLAVVAGADQVTAHLREDRRHITDADIDRLIHEVPLPINLEMAATEEMLAIALRHRPHACCLVPERREELTTEGGLDAAGQRDGLVRYVSALQEAGIRVSLFIDPDPRQIEAAAALGVPVVELHTGRYCDADGAARETELQRLAEAARLGAEAGLEIHAGHGLSYETVKPVARIPQVVELNIGHFLIGEAIFTGLIPAVRRMRQLMDEARAELATKLVEQG, from the coding sequence ATGCGGCCTGAACGGATCCGGCTCGGCCTCAACATCGATCATGTCGCGACCATCCGCAACGCCCGCGGCGGGCGCCATCCGGACCCCCTGCGCGCGGCGAAGCTCGCGGTGGTGGCGGGTGCCGACCAGGTGACCGCGCATCTGCGCGAGGACCGGCGGCACATCACCGATGCGGACATCGACCGGCTGATCCATGAGGTGCCGCTGCCGATCAATCTCGAAATGGCGGCGACCGAGGAGATGCTGGCCATCGCTCTGCGCCACCGCCCGCACGCCTGCTGCTTGGTGCCCGAGCGGCGCGAGGAGCTGACCACCGAGGGCGGGCTCGATGCGGCCGGTCAACGGGACGGGCTCGTGCGTTATGTTTCGGCGCTGCAGGAGGCGGGCATCCGGGTCAGTCTCTTCATCGATCCCGACCCCCGGCAGATCGAGGCGGCGGCGGCCCTGGGCGTGCCCGTCGTGGAGCTGCACACGGGCCGCTACTGCGACGCAGACGGTGCCGCACGCGAGACGGAGCTTCAGCGCCTTGCGGAGGCGGCCCGTCTCGGCGCCGAAGCGGGGCTCGAGATCCACGCCGGCCACGGGCTCAGCTACGAGACGGTCAAGCCGGTCGCGCGCATTCCGCAGGTGGTGGAGCTCAACATCGGCCACTTCCTCATCGGCGAGGCGATCTTCACCGGCCTCATCCCGGCGGTGCGGCGCATGCGCCAGCTCATGGACGAGGCGCGCGCCGAGCTCGCGACCAAGCTTGTGGAGCAGGGGTGA
- a CDS encoding polyhydroxyalkanoate synthesis repressor PhaR: MSGEKTAEPVVIKKYANRRLYNTETSSYVTLEDLAELVRAGRDFVVRDAKTGEDLTRQVLTQIIFEQENRGATLLPEDFLRQLIRFYGDSLGQMLPRYLEAAMQAFVCQQDEMRRMMTRAMDPTGMWQAMGRMAEEGMRNFQQAMAAFWGQMPAASAPADEPAAREPADGGAANRLSVLERQLAAIERELKELKKGRSGSSS, encoded by the coding sequence ATGAGCGGGGAGAAGACGGCCGAGCCGGTGGTCATCAAGAAATACGCGAACCGCCGGCTCTACAACACCGAGACGTCGAGCTACGTGACGCTGGAGGATCTGGCCGAGCTGGTGCGCGCCGGCCGCGACTTCGTGGTGCGCGACGCGAAGACGGGCGAGGATCTCACGCGCCAGGTGCTCACCCAGATCATCTTCGAGCAGGAAAACAGGGGCGCGACCCTGCTGCCGGAGGATTTCCTGCGCCAGCTCATCCGCTTCTACGGCGACAGCCTGGGCCAGATGCTGCCCCGCTATCTCGAGGCGGCGATGCAGGCCTTCGTCTGCCAGCAGGACGAGATGCGCCGGATGATGACGCGGGCGATGGACCCGACCGGCATGTGGCAGGCGATGGGCCGGATGGCCGAAGAGGGCATGCGCAACTTTCAGCAGGCGATGGCGGCCTTCTGGGGCCAGATGCCGGCCGCATCCGCGCCGGCGGACGAGCCGGCCGCGCGCGAGCCCGCGGACGGCGGGGCCGCGAACCGGCTGTCCGTGCTCGAGCGCCAGCTGGCCGCGATCGAGCGCGAGCTCAAGGAGCTCAAGAAGGGCCGCTCCGGCTCCTCCTCGTGA
- the infC gene encoding translation initiation factor IF-3, which produces MAPQPRSSGPRVNDAITAREVRLIGPDGQNHGIVDIHTALEMAEEAGLDLVEIAPQSTPPVCKVMDFGKYKYEQQKKAAAAKKKQKTQEVKELKMRPTIDDHDFDTKMKAAERFLTAGDKVKLTIRFRGRELSHQELGRAVLERAEARLAELAKVEAAPRMEGRQMTMVLAPAK; this is translated from the coding sequence ATGGCTCCGCAGCCCCGCTCCTCGGGACCGCGGGTCAATGACGCCATCACCGCACGCGAGGTGCGCCTCATCGGCCCGGACGGGCAGAATCACGGCATCGTCGACATCCACACCGCTCTCGAGATGGCCGAAGAGGCCGGTCTCGATCTCGTCGAGATCGCACCCCAGTCCACGCCGCCCGTGTGCAAGGTGATGGATTTCGGCAAATACAAGTACGAACAGCAGAAAAAGGCGGCCGCGGCCAAGAAGAAGCAGAAGACCCAGGAGGTCAAGGAGCTCAAGATGCGGCCGACCATCGACGATCACGACTTCGATACCAAGATGAAGGCGGCCGAACGCTTTCTCACGGCGGGCGACAAGGTCAAGCTCACCATCCGCTTCCGCGGCCGCGAACTCTCGCATCAGGAGCTCGGCCGCGCCGTGCTGGAACGGGCCGAGGCGCGGCTTGCCGAACTCGCCAAGGTCGAGGCGGCCCCGCGCATGGAGGGCCGTCAGATGACGATGGTGCTGGCGCCCGCCAAATAG
- the thrS gene encoding threonine--tRNA ligase, which produces MNEVAVSSGVVRITLPDGSVREYDHAPTGEEIARDIGPGLAKAALAVKVNGRLQDLYLPITEDAEVEIITRKSPEALELIRHDAAHILAEAVQELYPGTQVTIGPTIEDGFYYDFARDEPFTPEDLERIERRMHEIVDRAEPIRREVWDREEAIRYFRSIGEEYKAEIIEDLPEDEEISIYRHGDRWLDLCRGPHMPSSKDTGHAFKLMRVAGAYWRGDSRNPMLQRIYGTAWRDEKELKAHLHRLEEAERRDHRRLGRELDLFHFQEEAPGMVFWHPKGWTIYRALQAYMRRRLDAAGYREVNTPMIVDRSLWERSGHWEKFRENMYALEIDERDFAIKPMNCPCHVQIFNRRIHSYRDLPLRMAEFGSCHRYEPSGAMHGLMRVRGFVQDDAHIFCTEDQIESETRAFTELLFQVYRDLGFEDVTIKFSDRPAKRAGSDATWDRAEAALQDAVRAMGLAVERNPGEGAFYGPKLEFVLRDAIGRDWQCGTLQVDFVLPERLDASYIGADGDRHRPVMLHRAILGSFERFIGILIEHYAGWMPLWLAPVQAAVLTITSDGDTWAREVAEALKAAGLRAEADLRNEKISYKIREHTLAKVPHLVIIGRREAEERRVTLRSHGSERQESLDLDALVAKLSAAARPPA; this is translated from the coding sequence ATGAACGAGGTGGCGGTGAGCTCGGGCGTGGTGCGGATCACGCTGCCCGACGGCAGCGTGCGCGAATACGACCATGCGCCCACCGGCGAGGAGATCGCCCGCGACATCGGCCCGGGACTCGCAAAAGCGGCGCTGGCGGTGAAGGTGAACGGCCGGCTGCAGGATCTCTACCTGCCGATCACGGAGGATGCCGAGGTCGAGATCATCACCCGCAAGAGCCCCGAGGCGCTGGAGCTGATCCGTCATGACGCCGCGCACATCCTGGCGGAGGCCGTCCAGGAGCTCTATCCCGGCACCCAGGTGACCATCGGCCCGACCATCGAAGACGGCTTCTACTACGACTTCGCCCGCGACGAGCCGTTCACCCCGGAGGATCTCGAGCGCATCGAGCGGCGCATGCACGAGATCGTGGACCGCGCCGAGCCCATCCGCCGCGAGGTCTGGGACCGCGAGGAGGCGATCCGCTACTTCCGCTCCATCGGCGAGGAATACAAGGCCGAGATCATAGAGGATCTGCCCGAAGACGAGGAGATCTCGATCTACCGCCACGGCGACAGATGGCTCGATCTGTGCCGCGGTCCGCACATGCCGAGCTCGAAGGACACGGGGCACGCCTTCAAGCTGATGCGGGTGGCCGGCGCCTACTGGCGCGGGGACTCCCGCAATCCCATGCTCCAGCGCATCTACGGCACCGCCTGGCGGGACGAAAAGGAGCTCAAGGCCCATCTCCACCGCCTGGAGGAAGCCGAGCGCCGCGATCACCGCCGGCTGGGGCGCGAGCTCGACCTCTTCCACTTCCAGGAGGAGGCGCCGGGGATGGTCTTCTGGCATCCGAAGGGCTGGACCATCTACCGCGCGCTGCAGGCCTACATGCGCCGGCGCCTCGATGCGGCCGGCTACCGGGAGGTCAACACGCCGATGATCGTGGACCGGTCGCTGTGGGAGCGTTCGGGCCACTGGGAAAAGTTCCGCGAGAACATGTATGCGCTCGAGATCGACGAGCGCGATTTCGCCATCAAGCCGATGAACTGCCCCTGCCATGTGCAGATCTTCAACCGGCGCATCCACAGCTACCGCGATCTGCCGCTGAGGATGGCCGAGTTCGGCTCCTGCCACCGCTACGAGCCGTCGGGGGCGATGCACGGGCTGATGCGGGTGCGCGGCTTCGTGCAGGACGACGCCCACATCTTCTGCACCGAAGACCAGATCGAGTCCGAGACCCGGGCGTTCACGGAGCTTCTTTTCCAGGTCTACCGCGACCTCGGGTTCGAGGATGTCACCATCAAGTTCTCGGACCGGCCCGCAAAGCGCGCCGGATCGGATGCCACCTGGGACCGGGCGGAGGCCGCGCTTCAGGATGCGGTGCGGGCGATGGGGCTCGCTGTCGAGCGCAATCCCGGCGAGGGCGCCTTCTACGGGCCGAAGCTCGAATTCGTGCTGAGAGACGCCATCGGCCGCGACTGGCAGTGCGGGACGCTGCAGGTGGACTTCGTGCTGCCGGAGCGGCTGGATGCCAGCTACATCGGCGCCGATGGCGACCGCCACCGGCCGGTGATGCTGCATCGCGCGATCCTGGGGTCCTTCGAGCGCTTCATCGGCATCCTCATAGAGCATTACGCCGGCTGGATGCCGCTGTGGCTCGCCCCCGTGCAGGCGGCGGTGCTGACGATTACGAGCGACGGCGACACATGGGCGCGCGAGGTGGCCGAAGCGCTGAAGGCGGCCGGGCTCAGGGCCGAGGCGGATCTGAGGAACGAGAAGATCAGCTACAAGATCCGCGAGCACACGCTGGCCAAGGTGCCGCATCTCGTCATCATCGGCCGGCGCGAGGCGGAGGAGCGCCGCGTGACCCTGCGCAGCCATGGGAGCGAGCGCCAGGAAAGCCTCGATCTCGACGCGCTCGTCGCGAAGCTGTCCGCGGCGGCCCGGCCGCCGGCATGA